In Candidatus Eisenbacteria bacterium, a single window of DNA contains:
- a CDS encoding cupin domain-containing protein codes for MAAEPSAYPYETRLDILHGPLEVVDVQAVVDRVEHPWFNQTLCRVNDSVVRLGVVKGEYHWHEHHDLDEFFYVVEGTFWIDLEGRSVELQPRQGFVVPKGVRHRTRAPERAVILMVEGAEIVPTGD; via the coding sequence ATGGCCGCGGAGCCCTCCGCGTACCCCTACGAGACCCGCCTCGACATCCTGCACGGCCCTCTCGAGGTCGTCGACGTGCAGGCGGTCGTCGACCGGGTCGAGCATCCCTGGTTCAACCAGACCCTCTGCCGTGTGAACGATTCGGTCGTGCGGCTCGGTGTCGTGAAGGGCGAGTATCACTGGCACGAGCATCACGATCTGGACGAGTTCTTCTACGTGGTCGAAGGGACGTTCTGGATCGATCTCGAGGGCCGGTCCGTGGAGCTCCAGCCGAGGCAGGGGTTCGTGGTCCCGAAGGGAGTGCGGCACCGGACGCGCGCGCCCGAGCGCGCGGTGATCTTGATGGTCGAAGGCGCGGAGATCGTCCCGACGGGCGACTAG
- a CDS encoding succinate dehydrogenase/fumarate reductase iron-sulfur subunit codes for MKEARFQVYRGDAKAGKLQEYTVAVEEGMVVLDAIHRIQAKDAPDLAVRWNCKAAKCGSCSAEVNGKPKLMCKTRLDDLPLEEPVVVKPMKTFPVVKDLVCDVSWNFEVNKRIPKFTPRKDREWRWMQEDIDRVQEYRKCIECFLCQNVCHVLREHGEKPGFAGPRFLVRVAGLETHPMDAGNRTKLLKDEMGIGYCNITKCCTEVCPEDIHITDNAIIPLKERVVDEHYDPVMKVIRLFTGGSNKKEG; via the coding sequence ATGAAGGAAGCTCGGTTCCAGGTCTACCGCGGCGACGCCAAGGCCGGGAAGCTCCAGGAGTACACGGTGGCGGTCGAGGAAGGGATGGTCGTCCTCGACGCCATCCATCGCATCCAGGCGAAGGACGCGCCCGATCTCGCGGTGCGCTGGAACTGCAAGGCGGCGAAGTGCGGCTCGTGCAGCGCCGAGGTGAACGGGAAGCCGAAGCTCATGTGCAAGACGCGGCTCGACGACCTCCCGCTCGAGGAGCCCGTCGTCGTGAAGCCGATGAAGACCTTCCCCGTGGTAAAGGACCTCGTCTGCGACGTGTCCTGGAACTTCGAGGTGAACAAGAGGATCCCCAAGTTCACGCCGAGGAAGGACCGCGAGTGGCGCTGGATGCAGGAGGACATCGACCGCGTCCAGGAGTACCGGAAGTGCATCGAGTGCTTCCTCTGCCAGAACGTGTGCCACGTCCTGCGCGAGCACGGCGAGAAGCCCGGCTTCGCGGGCCCGCGGTTCCTCGTGCGCGTGGCGGGCCTCGAGACCCATCCCATGGACGCGGGCAACCGCACCAAGCTCCTCAAGGACGAGATGGGGATCGGCTACTGCAACATCACGAAGTGCTGCACGGAGGTCTGCCCCGAGGACATCCACATCACCGACAACGCGATCATCCCGCTCAAGGAGCGCGTGGTCGACGAGCACTACGACCCGGTGATGAAGGTGATCCGGCTCTTCACGGGCGGCTCGAACAAGAAGGAGGGGTGA